The DNA window AGTATACTATAAATACATAACTAATTTTGTAAAAGGAGGGATCGTTATGAAAAGAGTAGTGTTGGCCTTAGCTGCTTTAGGCATTTTAAGTGTTAGCTCTGTAATGGCGGCCCCTGTATCATACCAAAGTGTATTAACAGGTAAAGTTGCTTCTACAGTTTCTGTTGGCTCTGCTGTAACAGAAGGTCAAACATTGGTAACTGTAGAGACATTGGCTGGCCCTATGGCTGCTGCTAAATCTACTGTAACTGGTACTGTAACGGCGGTTAATGTTACAGTGGGTTCAGACGTTTCTCGTGATCAAATCGTTGTCACAGTAGAAAGTAAATAAAGGAGAGAAGGAATGAAGTTTTCTCATTCTTGGCGTCGGTATAGAAAAGCGATACTGGCGCTTTTCTTCTGTACTTCACTTACAGCTGCACAGGCTGTTGATTTCATGCCTGTCAATGATGTAACTACAGGTATGGAAGGTATTGCAAAAACTGTAATTGTAGGAGATACCATTTCAACCTTTGATGTAAAGGTACTGGGTGTCATGAAGGATAAGGGGCCATCTGGTCATCTTATTTTGGCAAAGTTCTCTGGTCCTGTTATGGAAAAAACTGGAGGCATTGCTCATGGCATGAGTGGTAGTCCTGTATATATAAATGGCAAGCTCGTTGGTGCTGTTGCCTATGGATGGGGCTTTGCAGACGGTACAATCGGGATGATTACCCCTATTGAAGATATGGTGAAATTATGGAATATTCCATATGAGAAGAATCTATCTAGACCATGGGATGATAAACAATTGATTCCTCTTGGCACACCACTTATGGCATATGGCTTTGATGCAGCGTCCATGGATTACTTTAAATCCAAGCTGCCACAATATAAATATGAAACATATGATACAGCTAGTGCTAGTGGTGATGAAACTGCAAAACCTTTGGAGGCTGGTGGCTCTGTAGCCGCATTATTAGTTGATGGTGACCTAAAACTTGGTGCTATTGGTACTGTTACCTATGTAGATGGTGAAAAGATTGTTGCCTTTGGTCATCCATTCTTGAAACATGGCTCTTCAAACTACTTTATGCATAATGCAAGTATCTTTACGGTAGTTAAAAGTTATGATGCTGCTTTCAAATTAGGCTCTATGGGCAAAGAAGTAGGCTCAGTAACTGAAGATAGAGGTGCTGGTATTGCTGGCGTATCTGGAGTGATCTCTCCAGGCATTCCTATGCGCTTCCATTTGAAAGACCTTGATATGGGGCGTGATAAGACTAGCTCTGTTAAGGTCATTGAAGATAGTGAAATGACACCGACCTTAGCGGCTACATCTCTATATAATATGTTGAATAAAACATTAGATCGTAGTGGCGCTGGTACAGCTACAATTTCTTATACTATTACTCCAAGAGGTAAAGAACATAAACCATTGACACGAACTAATATGTTCTATAGTTCTGACTCTATCTCAGAGAAGGCTGTTGATGAGTTCTACAATGTTATCGATGTTCTTATGAATAACCGATTCATTAATTATGAAATCTCTGATATCTCTGTAGAAACTGAAGTAACACAAGATAAGAAAACTGCGAAGCTTATTGATGCGTCTGCATCTTCTACCATTGTTTCTCCTGGGGATACAATCGTTGTAGATGTAACGTTGGAGCCATTCCGCGGGGAGAAGGTTGTTAAACAAATCTTCTTTAAAGTTCCTGAAAATCAAGCTGTTGGTCAGTATACCTTAGAGGTGCGTGGGGGCGGTGAAATCCCATTACCTTATGTATTAGAAAAACAAAAATACAATTTAACTGATGAAATCTTACGTCGATTAAAAGTTCATAAAGATTTTGATGAGCTTTATGATGAAATTCAAAAGACTGATACGAATAATCAAATCGTTGTAGAGTTTTTAGAAGATGGCATTAGCCTTGTTGATGAAGATGGTTCCAAATCTGTTAAAAAAGCGAAACTTAAAGATGTAGAATCAAAACCTACGCCAGGGGA is part of the Veillonella sp. genome and encodes:
- a CDS encoding biotin/lipoyl-containing protein; this translates as MKRVVLALAALGILSVSSVMAAPVSYQSVLTGKVASTVSVGSAVTEGQTLVTVETLAGPMAAAKSTVTGTVTAVNVTVGSDVSRDQIVVTVESK
- a CDS encoding SpoIVB peptidase S55 domain-containing protein; this encodes MKFSHSWRRYRKAILALFFCTSLTAAQAVDFMPVNDVTTGMEGIAKTVIVGDTISTFDVKVLGVMKDKGPSGHLILAKFSGPVMEKTGGIAHGMSGSPVYINGKLVGAVAYGWGFADGTIGMITPIEDMVKLWNIPYEKNLSRPWDDKQLIPLGTPLMAYGFDAASMDYFKSKLPQYKYETYDTASASGDETAKPLEAGGSVAALLVDGDLKLGAIGTVTYVDGEKIVAFGHPFLKHGSSNYFMHNASIFTVVKSYDAAFKLGSMGKEVGSVTEDRGAGIAGVSGVISPGIPMRFHLKDLDMGRDKTSSVKVIEDSEMTPTLAATSLYNMLNKTLDRSGAGTATISYTITPRGKEHKPLTRTNMFYSSDSISEKAVDEFYNVIDVLMNNRFINYEISDISVETEVTQDKKTAKLIDASASSTIVSPGDTIVVDVTLEPFRGEKVVKQIFFKVPENQAVGQYTLEVRGGGEIPLPYVLEKQKYNLTDEILRRLKVHKDFDELYDEIQKTDTNNQIVVEFLEDGISLVDEDGSKSVKKAKLKDVESKPTPGDVKKKTGQEDLSSNKDDDNQIEKTAVDTEYIVQGDGQFTIHVMKPADRDKALAKRVKEAKNQIKMEHKLELEDQSKKDKSSKKDVKKSDKKDTKTPEKKDESKVNDTNSAE